Below is a window of Manduca sexta isolate Smith_Timp_Sample1 unplaced genomic scaffold, JHU_Msex_v1.0 HiC_scaffold_852, whole genome shotgun sequence DNA.
ACGATATTTTCACAGGATTGCTATtccataattttaatgtaatgcaaatattataatatacgaaATCAAACTTAAGATGaaccaaaaaaatttaatagacctatataaaagtatagaagGCAATTTTGAACCCTGTAGTTAAGGACAGATTATCATCTTATAAAACTCCTCCAGAGCAGGCGTTAGTACTGCGTTTTGTGGGTCAAACCCCACAGTATTCATCGAACCACTAAATGGATCTAACTTCGCATCCTCGTATGTCCTTCACGAGCTAAGTGTCGATAATGGATAGATCCTGGGTATGCTCTCTTCTACGTCGCTGAAGAAAGCCGGCTGGTGGCTCGGGTAACGGCGGTGATCGGTACGTAACAAGTTCCTATTGGAAAAAGATTTTTGAGAATTCATGTTTGAAAATCGCTGTTGTATGCATTTTTTTCTGTGCATATGAAACAGTTGAAATTTGAAAGTCATTTAATTATTGGAGACTTTTTTCATATGTATTTGTGGATTCCTCTGTTCCATTAATTGGTCTGTAAttttagtttcaataaaaaaaactgtaaaatgCTCATTAAGTACTGACATGTatgctaaaatttataaaaaatatcatcatatttcttagaatttaattacttactccCATaccagtattttattatatatgttttaaaggttagaaactatttatataactacTACAATAGAAGGCTTTGGGTTACTTGGTTAGCAAAGACTtgggttaaaataaattacatacaaattactttgctgatatatttatttatataaaaaataattagatttattctaaaacataatataatcttacaaaaataactatataactaaactaaaattattaaagcacATAAATAGAAAGTGTGTCAAAAAGCATGGCACtatcgtattaaaaaaacaagcatacatataaactttaacagcGCCTTGTTGATATAATTGTTTTGCCTTTTTATccttattactaaatatatccaaacatgtttatttaataagtagatAAGCCAGGGAAAAGAACGATATTATACTTGACCTTCTACAGAAAACAGATAGGTATTTAGAGGGGATCATTGTGGCAAATGACCCCCACAGTACAACAAATATACACAAGcacaaatagtttattacataaatacaaacgtttaatgtaatttttaataacattacatactatgatcaaaaatattttttaatctatcttTGTCTCACGCCTCAAAATTATTGacgaattaaaatttttaacaataaacattactcTAAGAATTTttcttatatattaattatttaatcataaattttgGCAAGAAAAGCGTATGTATTATagatttaaactttttattgtatataatatatttctgtgtTATATGAATTTTGCACATGtatgacaaaattataaaagtggATTTGTAAATAACAGCTACTCTGATTTAAGAGAAATAGGTCAACCTATTTTATCACAGATTATGAAGTTTTCAGAGGGACGACAGTAACCTAACtcgacatttttaaatatgtttaaaattttattattttacttagatATTTACTTGAAATAATAATGCTTCGAAAATGCAATTATTACCATATTTTAACACTTACTTTATGTACTCTCaaaacataattgtattaaacaaaaaataagatgttttttttatgaaaatagttCCCAATCTCTTAGAACATTTAATCACCttattctataataaacattaaccACTAAAGAATTCGTACACAATAACATATACATAacaataactacaaaatataatcgATATTACGAAATTCGAAAACACTGAAATTGTATGAGCAACGAAAAGGATTgtctgttaatttattatatgactAAAAATAGCTCAAGTGATTACAATACATTTTCatagagtatattttttaagtattactcagggattaataataataaaagattacaaAAATAGTCCAgttgtaatacaaaataatgcaCGAAATGCCGAAGTAACAATGACTTGTACAATAATCAGTGTCTTCGAATATCTCACTACTTCCAAACTAATTCAGTCTactgtttcatttaaaatatattacatacatataatccTTATATATACATGACATGTATTATATAACGCAATCCAAACATTTCCACATTAACAACAGatacaatatgtaataaaatatgtaaatttccaACAGACATTGCCGAGTACACAACTACAATATAATAACTCTGACTAAACATTATGTaagtctaatttatttttatactacatGACATTATGGTATATCGATACTCGGTATCAATGggcaaaattaataattgatcGATATGTGCAGATCGACtttgaaaataaaccaatcaaaacaatatttttttataggggcacagtagtgaccccactgaagttgatggtaaatagagtggggtccaatagaaagtcgactgacgagagataataacctcttgacagtcgacacaattatgccggcctgttggaaccggacatacacaggctgatcccggaatgcgacacacttacgtgagccactatggcgggttttaacaacttctgtccggtgatcgctatccgggcggatataaaatatatcctaccaccatcgaAATTCGATTGAAAGTGATTTGAGCGTTACCATCAAACAATAATGTCATTTCTGCCATggatatgaattatttatttcgacAATAAATCTACTTATTAATGCTTAATTACCAACACCTCCAATCAGTTACCACAGAAATCATTCATTTCgtcaaaaataactaaacaaattcataatatcAAATCACCTATATACGAaagtttaattcaaatatttaactataatctaaaagtaaacttatttaattgaaatcagtaaagaaatattttggtacGGATACGAATATAGGTGATTTGAATGTTTGCATTGTTTTTTGAGTCTGACTACCCATTTCCATTGCCTAATGTTCTACCACGGTGTCTCGATCGACATACCTCTCGAAGATGTGAAGCAGCTCGAAGCATACCTCAGCCAGGATCAGCGCTATGATCATCCATTCCAGGCGGATGTGGTGCCTGTCTTGCGCCCATGATGATAGTAACTCTAAAAGCTCCACGCAGTGTCTAACCGAATTCGTTTAATACCTGACGGAAATTAGAGAATATTAATAGTTACTGTAGAGGTTGGGAATGTTGAGTAATACCTAgattgtaataataacaaattagtaGACAAACTGAATTAACAAAGGCGCACATCGCTTTTATATGACAGACATGGCGTGACACCGCGTTCCcgcacaactacgcacgtgTTACTCAGATATCTGCGCAAGTGCGTGTGTGTCTACAGTTAACATACGAACGTATTTCAAAGAGTATtgttaaagaaaaagaaaaatataagtcaaaataaataactaacaattttatagCCCTTTAGAATTTAACTAAACCCATAGTCTAGATGTAAAATCGCTTTAAATCTTGTTTTGTAAGCCAATGTTCTTCCTCAACTcgccttaaggtggtagctcaaggtccattttcatacattttgtttcggcgcaatctgggtaactaaacaagtattggcaagtaaaagaatttaaattcacgtctagttagtgattagttctcgcagttgaagaaaacgtaaaataattaataatcatggatatttcggcctttaaaatttaatatgacgaaattttaaaggcagaaatatccatgattattaatattttacattttcaactGCGAAACTATAATCACTaacgtaatttaaattaacacacTGCCAGTTACCCAGGCCGAAACAATGAACTTAATACCACTGCTAACTGCCTTTTAAACTGTTGAAAACTTTACTTCTAAAACCATGTTTTGTCGATACTTTTAAAGTGACATACCCTGGTCCTCCTAGATATGGTGAAGTATGCGAGGGTGTTAGAGTAGAGCCTCTCGAGCTCCTCTTCCTCCCAGTAGAAGTCTGGTGTATCCAACATGTCCGATTCAACGTTCAATCTGTGTCGGAGAGAGAACAACTCGCCTAGTTTGCGGACTACCTGTGAAAGATTAgagttcataatataagaaatattttgacaaaaacaCTACTTCGCACCCGGAAGCAAGATGTATCTAAAAACTTGGTTACGAATAAGTCACATGATCTAAACTTTAGATCCTTAAGTttcttaatgttaataaaagttGATCGAATTAGAATATCACtggaatatatttacttacccAAAATCCTTAAATCTGAAACCTCCTATAATGATGAAATCTAGTAAATTCAGGTGGTAAGTTATTTTAGAAACAGCTTACCTCCTTTTTATCGACATGAGCGGCGCCCTCCTTCTCCATGGAGGCGGTGTGGTACCGCACGGAGGACGCCAGCGCCTCCAGCCGCGCCTCCCACGCGCCCAGCCGCGCCGACTGCACCATCGCGTGACTaaacattaaatagtttaaagtgTGCTTATTTATTTGATACAGTGCAGTTAAAGACGACAGTTAATATAGCTGTACATGTCGTCGAAACCTCTTATTGactatattattcatatttgtaatgatgaataaaagtatattaatattcagGACAATCTAAaaagatatagaaatatttgttttatctacAGAAATGTAATGAACaattagtgtaaaaaaatatatacataaataaaaatactggtaATTATGACCCCCCACAAGTTTCACATTGAATCCGCGCCTGGATGTATCCACTCGGTGAGAAATAAAGaatataggtaggtaggtatttaacttaattttttacctGAATGTATATCTTTCCAAAGAGTTATCCCTTTCGGGCACCATCACAAAACATGACTCTTGGAGATGACACTTCTTActgcaaacaaacaaaaattgctCACTTTTAATAGCAAACAATCATTTTACAGAGTGTACTTCGCACATCTGTAAAAAGAAAATGCTAAGTTTATATTGAAAAGTAACGACAAGCCATACTCTGCCTCAATCCTTGATTTTGGCATATGTTGACAACAGAGTGAATTTCCTATGTTggtttttgtacattattttaaatgaaagagAAAATAAcacgtaaaaaaaattcatttgTGACATCAGCATCAAAATAGATTGTAGTTATTCATATATGTTCTGAAAAAAGCAGAAGCGCGTTGGGTTTATCGCGCTTTCTCTTTCTCAAGCACGCTGCATTACAGCCGGTGTCACAAAGAGGTCACAGTTTGCTACTACTCTTATTTGAAAGCTACCCCTTCTACCAAaattcaaagctttataacttatttagcACTgcatggattttgaaaattctttttccgttATATTTAGGATGAGGTACattattgataaatgtattaaaaaaaatagtgaattacCTTATTGCCCATTTACCAGATAGACATTTTGTGGCATTCCTCATGCCTGGTTCAAGATGTCCCCCTCTACATTTTGGTTATGTAATTATCTAAGTACTTACACATTTGGTTGATAGAAGTATGTCATCACTTCTCTCTCCTTCTCTACAACTTCTCTTGGATAACTTTCGATCTCATatctaaatgaaaaatatacaacttaATTCACTATAATAAgaaccaaaattataaaaaaaacagtttgaaTTATTGTTGTAATGATTAATCATATGCGGCCCacaatagaatttaattttatttactttaaggaAATATACAGAACTATATTACTTAcaagttcattttatttctgatttctatgtatgtacaaaatgtttattctttgttACATATATTCAAAAGAActgaacattaatttaaattaaattgagatTGGGGACTCAGAACTCAAAagaacttaaggcgatacctcaaggtcaatattcaaaaaatcatggatatttcggcctttaaaatttaatatgacgaaatttaaaggccgaaatatccatgatatattaacttattttacgtttttctttcaactgcgagaactaatcactaactagacgtgaatttaaattcttttgccaatacttgtttagttacccagattaaagccgaaacaaaatgtatgaaaatggaccttgaggtatcgccttaagacaattattacatttcatctttattatGATAACCacatgtaaaatattacaaatgcacaaaataatttctggttttatatttaaaacagctATCAATACCCTGGTTTAATGCCTTATAAATCCTTTTCAGTTCCCCATTTCCAAACTAGCTCTGTAACATTCATTTATAAGATAGTGACAACTTATAATCAGGCCATACTCCAAACTATTTCTATATATTCTAtcctgttaaaaaaaattacttagccATATTAAGGCTCTgctaaatgtattaaaaatactcacGGTTTCAGAAATGCCAACACATTGCTAGCTTCCAACTCGGTACAGTTCCAGAACACAACAGCTCCTTCCCTGAAGAATATTATCTCCCTGGGTTCAGAGCCAATTGTGTACACTGCATTTGCTACCAAAACATCACCTACTTCATGGGCTTTCAACCTGGAAATTGCACAGGAGTTATATACcattatttttaacagtacATATACAACTCTTTACTATTTTGCTGTCATAAGGAAAAGGATGTTTCTTcgtaaaatgttaaatacatCTGTttactgattataataaaaaatctgaaaattttaatggtgaagatttgtaattagcataggactatattttgtgtttaacctCTACTGATGTTATTTATCTGTGaatcttcctaaaataaatagataaataaaagataGTTTTATTCACACatttgtaaacataagaaaacttTAAATATGTCTTTAAGttctttaacatttttataaaatgtgtttacaCAGCTACACATTTTATCTAGCGAAGATGTATAACATTTGGcaattaattgttattgttgCATCATTCCctctaaacttaaaatatattgaaaattacatAAGCCATTAAAATATCCTATAAATTACACTAATAAATACCGGTAATATTgccattaataaaataatttcaatttattattgcaaaacaTTATTGCAATGAACACAAgaaattaatgattaataaaatattatgaaccttaCGTTCCAGGCTCGTACAGTTTCTGCTGCACCAACGCCTCCTTCAAACTCTTCAGATCGTAGCAATCAGCGGTGCAATACGCTAGAGTCAAATAATGACCCTCTTTCTGACTTAGGTCCTCAGCTACCGCTTTTTTATGAACTATCTTCTTTTTCAACGGTATTGTGGCGTTATCCAACGCTACTGTTGGTTGTATCGAATCGCTAGAGTAGTTTCTTGTTACTAAATGCTGGAAAATGcgaaatatattactatttgaatagtttaatttgattttCGGAGGCGCTACTCCGTGCAGAAAAGACTTCGTAGCAGCACCCCGCAAGGAAGGTAACACAAGTCTTGATAAATATACACTCATTTTgaagtacaaatatttttatataaaatgtaatagaatGTGCGTTCCGGCtccaattattacataaaattgagGTTATGCTGGAGTTTACTATTATGACATTTGACAGCATTTTCAGTGTTGctgacaaaattaatttaatcattttattctGCTGCCGATATTAGGATTATTTTATCATGCATGGCGGATTTTTACAAACCCATAACAatagatgtatgtatataatacaataatacaagGACCTGTGTTCATTCATATTATCTAAACTGTTTTGTTATCCTATTTATTGCTAAAGCAAAACTCTAAAatgattagttaaaatatagtCCCACGTAATTATTATAGTTGGCAACTCAGAATGGTCgtaataagctttattataggaaaaaaaaaacaattctttaCATcgatttattaaacttaaattacataaatatcagTCCATGACATAACCTTATTCTACGACAATACTCCCGTTCCTAGACGAATACAATAAATGCAATTTCCGTGCGAATTCCGGGCCGAGCCGCCGAGCCCTGGAGTCAGGCACGCCCGTCCTGGCCACACCTAGATCCGCTAACTCTCCAACACCGGTGGGCCGCTCCATACCCTGAAACAAAACCTCGTCTGCTTTAATTGGTCTAGACCAGTTGTATTCAACTTTGTCTTTATTCGGGCCGCAAGATGTCTTAAGTTATAGTGCCTCAGACCACAATGTAATTTCATTAACCTACTAGTGtccaaaatgtaattaaaattaaactttttgtaaattgaataaaaagtattcttaACAGAAACAATTTTCGCTTGTAGTAAGTGTCGCGTGACGCGCCAGCGCCGCGGCTCGCCGCCGAAGGGGCTCGCGGGGATGCGGCCCGGCAGCGGGGAGAGAGCGCACCGCGAGGGTGCGGGGGCGCCTGCTACAGCGCTCGCCCGGCCACGCCGCCTCGCCACTCGCCCACGAACGCCCGCACGAGGACACCGTGCGGCTTGGTGCACGCAAAATTTGCCGAATTGACATGTAATTTGTAACCTAAGGAAacgtgaatataataattttgtcaagccctacttttattatgttatgcGTTAACATAAAATTGGCGACCGTGACAGGACCTGCAATCTTCGGATCCAACGCAAACTGGTTTCAACGGGATCGGCGTGGCACGTTGGCGTCGCGTCGTCTCGGCCGTGTGAGGCGGCTACAGCCAACGTGGACCTGAAACGAAGAACCAAATCCAGCGGATCACAACAGTTTGCCGGTCTAAGTGAGCCCGTTCCTTTTCTTATTTCCAACTTTACCTATAATCCTGTCGACTATTTGTGTTCGTTGTTGCAAGGTTATAACCAAATTCGTTTTCATTATACCAAGGCTGTTCCATTGTGTGTTGTTGCTAAGTCAAAGCCATTTACAAGCTGCCTATCATTTGCATTCAGTTGCGCCTATTTACAGCTTGAAAGCTAAAGCATATATACTAAcccagttattttattaaagcaaaGCTTAAGCCAATTCCGTAACACGGGTGCGGTACCTAACGTGCGTAGGTAACCAAATTTATCGTCTCAAATAAAATTGAGTCATTTCCCATGCAACTATTTTATGCcgcattatttttgtgtttgcaaGCCTCATATTTAAAGTGATTTATTGCTAAATTTGTACTCCCAGGTTGGGCATTCCAGCACGCCTAATTTTCGAAATCTGCTATCCCACTCCCTGCTCTTGTGCTTACGTTGCATGACTTACAGCTATTGCGGTGCGCGGCAGGGCTTCGCACAGAGCTTCTTCCCAAAAAAACCAAAAGTCGCGTCGGCGCAGCGCAACGCTGCGCGGCGCGGTGACCGGCCAGCGCGGCGTGAACCGGTTTTATCCAGATCGACGCGGCGCGCTCGGTGAAGTGAGGAGCGTAGTAGTCCACTACGCAAGCGTATgcatgcaatatatttttctaactaatctattgttttaaatttgcaCGTTTACTTATTACGATGGaggaaaataattacaaacgtCTCAATTTGAAACGCGCGTCTATTAAAGGCCGCGTAACTAAGTTTAATAATCAATTAGAAGTTTTAAAGGGTCAAATGTTAGATCAAACTCAGATTAACGTGCTAAAGCAAAGGTTAGCTAAAATAGAGGCCCTATTCGTTGAATTCGACAGTGTGCAAGATAGTATTGAGGCGTTAGACGAGAAAGGTTTAAGTGCAGAGTTAGACAATAGAGAAAATGTCGAGCAGTCCTTTTACAATTCTATCGCTGAAgcccaaaatattatttcgaagTGTAGTACAACAAATGTTTCATCTAGTGAACAAGGTAATGTCACTTTGATCGACAAAGATGATCAAGAAGTCATTGGATTCCGTTTGCcagtcataaaaataagtaaatttgacGGAACATTTAATAAGTGGTTAGAATTTCGCGACACTTTTAGTTCGTTGATACacaataattctaaaataaataatattcataaatttcattatttaaattcctatTTAGAGGGCGAAGCAGCTAGGGTAATTTGTAATCTTGAAGTTTCCGAAATTAATTATCCTGAAGCTTGGGATCTTCTTTGCAAACGTTACAACAATACTCGTCAACTCATAAATAATCACCTAAAGTCCTTGTTCAATATTGAGCCGTTGCGTGAGACTGATAAATCCTTGAGATTCCTAGCAGATCATGTCACAAAGAATTTACGTGCTCTTAATACATTAAAGCAACCCACTGAGCATTGGGATACCTTAGTCGTACACATGGTCTCATCGAAGTTAGACTCCAATACGCGCTTTAAATGGGAGGAGTATATACAATCAAATGTCAACGTACTCGAAGTACCCAGTTTAGAGAATTTTATGACGTTTATAAAGGGTCGAGCTGATATTCTAGAGTCTGTCTATCGCAGTAAGCATGACAAAACCTCCAAGTTGCATACCAATCCTAATCAGAGcaccaaatataatttagtttcaaaCCCAAGGTCATTTGTTAGCTCTGAGCGGGGTGACTCATCCTCACCAAGGTCTATTAAGTGTGTCTTTTGTAACAACAAAGACCATAGGAATTATGAGTGCTCAGAATTTCAATCAAAATCAATTGATGATAGACTAACCATAGTCACAGACCTAAAATTATGTCGCAATTGTCTGCATAGGGGTCATTATCAGAATGCCTGCAAGATGCCAGGCacatgtaaaaaatgtaaaaggcGTCATAACACGCTCCTACATATTCCAACAGAATCCCACACAAATGATAACAATTCTGTGCCTATTACATTATCAACTGTTTCTTCCTCCGAGACACTACTATGTACTGCATTAGTTGATATAATTAATCCGGCCACGAGTGAATTTGTCACTACTAAGGCGCTATTAGATAGTGGTAGCCAGTCTTCATTCATAACTGAAGCTCTCACAGCGAAACTAAATTTAACTTCTTTACATTCCAATATTCAAAATGTTGTTGGTATAGGCAACACTGTTGCCAAACTCAATTCAAAGCGTTGCGATGTGTGCCTCCGGTCAAGGATAGGTTCTTTCAGTGCCAAGATTTCATGTCTAGTCATACCCCAAATATCCGGAAAATTACCTAGGTCACTGATAGATATAGCACACATTGATTTGCGGTCCATTAAATTAGCAGACCCCAACTTTTACAAACCTTCTGACATAGGATTGCTAATAGGTGCCGACTTGTTTTGGACAATTATAGGAACCAAACAGCGTTCTTTAGGAAATGGTAATCCTATCCTGCGTGAGTCCAAGCTAGGGTGGCTCATCGCTGGTCcaatatataatgttaaattggATGCTTGTCTTGATATCAAATCCTCcactaaatgtaattttagtagCATGGCAGACAACGATAGTTTAGTAGAGCTACACAATGATTTACAGAAATTCTGGAAAATTGAAAGTTTGCCACAAAGGCCACTTCTCACAGACCAAGAAAGGGTTTGTGAGGCTCATTTCTTGCAGCACACGGAACGTAATCCAGAAGGTCGTTTCTGTGTCAAGCTGCCCCTGTTAGAAAGTCCAGAGCATTTAGGTGATTCCTACCTCATAGCCAAACGGAGATTCCTAAATCTCGAACGCCGCTTTCGTAAACAACCCGAACTAAAGGAATCATATGTAAGGTTTATGGAAGAATATTCTCAGCTAGGACATTTGTCCACATCAGAAAAGGATCAACCTGAGTGTGCCTATTTTGTTCCACATCACCCAATCATTCGGGAGGATAGTGAATCCACACGCCTTCGCGTTGTATTTGACGCTTCAGCTCGTACCTCATCTGGGCTATCTGTAAATGACATACAAATGGTAGGGCCAACGGTTCAAGACTCTCTGTTCAATATCTTAATCCGGTTCCGACAAGGCCGCTATGTATTGTCAGCGGATATAGAAAAAATGTATAGGCAGGTGTTAGTTGACGAATCTGACCGCAATCTGCAGCTGATTCTATGGCGGAACGACGAAGACAAACCATTACAAACGCTCAAACTTAACACTGTTACGTATGGGTTTGCTAGCGCTAGTTATCTTGCAACTAGGTGCCTCTGGCAAGTAGGTGAGGAATGCaacaatgatttaattaaaactattatccAAAAAGATTTCTATGTTGACGATTTGCTGACATCTAGTGACGATGAGTACCAATTGTGTAAGATACAAGAATCAACGCATTTGATCCTTGCCAAGGCTGGTTTTAATCTGCGAAAATATCGTTCTAATTCACCATCCATCCTTTCTTCCAACAGCATTCAATCAAGTGGCAACTTAAATTTAAGTCAATCAACAAACACGCTTGGTCTGGATTGGAATCCCCTTTCAGACACTCTTCAATTTCCTATTACTATGGTAGATTCTCAGATTATTACAAAGAGAACAATTTTATCCACTACATTCAAGATTTTTGATCCTTTAGGTCTATTATCATTGTCTACTATAATCcccaaaattttaattcagaCCTTATGGTCATTAAAACTTGACTGGGATGATCCTGCACCCAGCCAAGTTGTTGAAATATGGAAACAATTTATTGATGGTCTTAAGTCAATTTCATCTCTGTCCATACCTAGATGGACGTCCATAGCAGATCCAACTGCGGTGGAAATGCATTGTTTCTGTGACGCATCTCAACGCGCATACGGTGCATGCTTGTACCTTCGATCAACCGACACAGAAGGAAAGGCGCACATCCACCTTCTGTGTGCCAAATCTCGC
It encodes the following:
- the LOC119193656 gene encoding required for meiotic nuclear division protein 1 homolog produces the protein MSVYLSRLVLPSLRGAATKSFLHGVAPPKIKLNYSNSNIFRIFQHLVTRNYSSDSIQPTVALDNATIPLKKKIVHKKAVAEDLSQKEGHYLTLAYCTADCYDLKSLKEALVQQKLYEPGTLKAHEVGDVLVANAVYTIGSEPREIIFFREGAVVFWNCTELEASNVLAFLKPYEIESYPREVVEKEREVMTYFYQPNVKKCHLQESCFVMVPERDNSLERYTFSHAMVQSARLGAWEARLEALASSVRYHTASMEKEGAAHVDKKEVVRKLGELFSLRHRLNVESDMLDTPDFYWEEEELERLYSNTLAYFTISRRTRVCHFKSIDKTWF
- the LOC119193655 gene encoding uncharacterized protein LOC119193655, whose amino-acid sequence is MEENNYKRLNLKRASIKGRVTKFNNQLEVLKGQMLDQTQINVLKQRLAKIEALFVEFDSVQDSIEALDEKGLSAELDNRENVEQSFYNSIAEAQNIISKCSTTNVSSSEQGNVTLIDKDDQEVIGFRLPVIKISKFDGTFNKWLEFRDTFSSLIHNNSKINNIHKFHYLNSYLEGEAARVICNLEVSEINYPEAWDLLCKRYNNTRQLINNHLKSLFNIEPLRETDKSLRFLADHVTKNLRALNTLKQPTEHWDTLVVHMVSSKLDSNTRFKWEEYIQSNVNVLEVPSLENFMTFIKGRADILESVYRSKHDKTSKLHTNPNQSTKYNLVSNPRSFVSSERGDSSSPRSIKCVFCNNKDHRNYECSEFQSKSIDDRLTIVTDLKLCRNCLHRGHYQNACKMPGTCKKCKRRHNTLLHIPTESHTNDNNSVPITLSTVSSSETLLCTALVDIINPATSEFVTTKALLDSGSQSSFITEALTAKLNLTSLHSNIQNVVGIGNTVAKLNSKRCDVCLRSRIGSFSAKISCLVIPQISGKLPRSLIDIAHIDLRSIKLADPNFYKPSDIGLLIGADLFWTIIGTKQRSLGNGNPILRESKLGWLIAGPIYNVKLDACLDIKSSTKCNFSSMADNDSLVELHNDLQKFWKIESLPQRPLLTDQERVCEAHFLQHTERNPEGRFCVKLPLLESPEHLGDSYLIAKRRFLNLERRFRKQPELKESYVRFMEEYSQLGHLSTSEKDQPECAYFVPHHPIIREDSESTRLRVVFDASARTSSGLSVNDIQMVGPTVQDSLFNILIRFRQGRYVLSADIEKMYRQVLVDESDRNLQLILWRNDEDKPLQTLKLNTVTYGFASASYLATRCLWQVGEECNNDLIKTIIQKDFYVDDLLTSSDDEYQLCKIQESTHLILAKAGFNLRKYRSNSPSILSSNSIQSSGNLNLSQSTNTLGLDWNPLSDTLQFPITMVDSQIITKRTILSTTFKIFDPLGLLSLSTIIPKILIQTLWSLKLDWDDPAPSQVVEIWKQFIDGLKSISSLSIPRWTSIADPTAVEMHCFCDASQRAYGACLYLRSTDTEGKAHIHLLCAKSRVAPASNPITIPRLELSGALLAAEMSCAVTQALRIGISRHFYWTDSSVVLGWLRNGSSNLKTFVANRVAAIRELSDTDSWHHVPTEHNPADLLSRGVHPQQIAVCDLWWHGPNFLSLPRCHWPCSQPKSMELKDLPEVKSHSAAISHPDLPTIDFHKYSKLRKLQRIIAYMYRFVNNCKKPNCKSTDSLTISELDKAFYSLIYVSQIESFTKEYDTLLKGKSLNPKSNIAALDPFLHDQIIRVGGRIQASEYSFDMKHPILLSPNHNFTKLLFQQEHERLLHVGPQALLCSLRTRFWPIGGRNLARRVVNHCMVCRRSRGKTMKNIMGNLPAERLTPDFPFVTVGTDFAGPFLIADRKGRGCKITKCYLCIFICFRYKCIHLEAVSELSKDAFILTLKRFISRRGLPKQIFCDNGSNFVAASRELGEFFKCNANNVIDFAAGEGIEFRFSPAYAPHFNGLMEACVKSAKFHITRVLGVAHLTYEELSSLFTQIESILNSRPLCPLSSSPTDYYPLTPGHFLIGRPLASLPSPDFQDINENRLDRFKRLEQLKQHFWQRWSREYIAELQTRTKWRTSSSGLQKDDLVLLKEEHAPPLYWRLGRVSALFPGPDGVVRVADIATAKGVVRRALNRIAALPKPEILTS